A genomic window from Thiomicrorhabdus sp. includes:
- a CDS encoding ABC transporter transmembrane domain-containing protein, whose translation MLDRTTLSLYRRLLKYILPYKAMITVTLFSLVVIAAMEPATAMVMKDLVDESLIAKNPDSFIMMPLLLAGVFVVKGFAEYFSKVFSQWIAQRAILAIRTDMYAKMQSLPFAVFQTYGTGALMSKITYDVPQASNALSTAWVTLIRDSLTILALIAYLLYTSWQLTLLMLIVGPIVAWIIDKASKLMRHSSKAMQNNMGQMTHHLEESLNAYQDIKIYAAEAYEQKRFQETGNELLNNTMHVTKVSALNVPLVQVLAAIALAGVVYIAMQMSAQDLFTPGELLAYITAMALIFEPIRRLTSINETVQKGMAASESIFELLDQPNEPDQGSNKIEHLKGEIRFENVEFRYENSSQAALRNFNLTIPAGKTTALVGQSGSGKTTLVNLITRFYDATEGAIYLDGENLQSLERNHLREQIALVGQKVTLFADSVAANIAYGRADVSRDAIIAAAKAAHAWEFIEQLPEGLDTHIGENGSLLSGGQRQRIAIARAFLKNAPILIFDEATSALDNQSEKMI comes from the coding sequence ATGCTCGACCGAACGACACTCAGCCTGTACCGACGCCTTCTGAAATACATCCTTCCATACAAAGCCATGATCACCGTCACGCTGTTCTCGCTGGTCGTGATCGCAGCGATGGAACCAGCCACAGCCATGGTAATGAAAGACCTGGTTGACGAAAGCCTGATTGCCAAAAACCCCGATTCCTTTATTATGATGCCACTCCTGCTGGCCGGCGTTTTCGTCGTCAAAGGCTTTGCAGAATATTTCAGCAAAGTCTTTAGCCAGTGGATCGCGCAAAGAGCCATTCTGGCCATCCGTACCGACATGTATGCCAAAATGCAATCCCTTCCGTTTGCGGTGTTTCAAACCTACGGAACCGGTGCCCTGATGTCAAAAATCACCTATGACGTCCCCCAGGCAAGCAACGCACTCTCCACGGCCTGGGTGACACTGATCCGCGACAGTCTGACCATTCTCGCCTTAATTGCCTATCTGTTGTACACCTCCTGGCAGCTGACCCTGCTCATGCTGATCGTCGGACCGATTGTCGCCTGGATCATCGATAAAGCCAGCAAACTCATGCGCCACTCCTCCAAAGCGATGCAAAACAATATGGGACAAATGACCCATCACCTGGAAGAGAGCTTGAACGCCTATCAAGACATTAAAATTTACGCCGCGGAAGCCTACGAACAAAAACGCTTTCAAGAAACCGGAAACGAACTGCTGAACAACACCATGCACGTTACCAAAGTCTCGGCGCTGAACGTGCCGCTGGTACAGGTTCTGGCAGCCATCGCTCTGGCCGGTGTGGTTTACATTGCCATGCAAATGTCGGCTCAGGATCTCTTCACCCCTGGTGAACTGCTCGCCTACATCACCGCAATGGCCTTGATCTTCGAACCGATTCGCCGTTTGACCAGCATCAACGAAACTGTGCAAAAAGGCATGGCGGCTTCAGAAAGCATCTTTGAATTGCTCGACCAGCCCAATGAGCCGGATCAAGGCTCTAATAAAATCGAACATTTAAAAGGCGAAATTCGCTTCGAGAATGTCGAATTCCGCTACGAGAACAGCTCTCAGGCGGCCTTGCGCAACTTTAACCTGACCATCCCCGCGGGAAAAACCACTGCACTCGTCGGCCAGTCCGGCAGCGGCAAAACCACTCTGGTGAATTTAATCACCCGCTTCTATGACGCAACCGAAGGCGCAATTTATCTGGATGGGGAAAACCTGCAATCCCTGGAACGAAACCACCTTCGCGAACAGATTGCTCTGGTTGGACAAAAAGTCACCCTGTTCGCTGACAGTGTAGCCGCCAACATCGCTTACGGGCGGGCCGACGTCTCCAGAGACGCGATCATTGCAGCCGCCAAAGCCGCCCATGCCTGGGAATTCATCGAACAATTGCCCGAAGGACTGGATACACACATCGGTGAAAATGGCAGTCTGCTTTCCGGGGGACAGAGACAACGCATCGCCATTGCGCGCGCCTTTTTGAAAAACGCTCCGATCCTCATTTTCGACGAAGCAACTTCCGCTTTGGATAATCAGAGCGAAAAAATGATTCA
- a CDS encoding tyrosine-protein phosphatase, with protein sequence MSHFHSVWDRVKAHLEAWFVDHELLRVIYRNFFKLSPNAYRSNHPSPAFIRKMQRKHGLKTIISLRAANKSGPYRLEKEACDQLGIELVNHNMSSRSLPKVEQVLKAKELLENAEYPILIHCKSGADRAGLMSVFYKLFIAKEPIEEALKQLSMKYGHFRWAETGKLDFFFDEYLRFAKLHPETDFLDWVQNHYDREELDRRFKSDGWANIVVNRILRRE encoded by the coding sequence ATGTCACATTTTCACTCTGTATGGGACAGAGTCAAAGCGCACCTTGAAGCCTGGTTCGTCGACCACGAACTGCTGAGAGTGATCTATCGAAATTTCTTCAAACTGTCGCCAAACGCTTACCGTAGCAACCATCCCTCTCCTGCCTTTATTCGTAAAATGCAGCGGAAGCACGGTCTGAAGACCATTATCAGCCTGCGCGCCGCTAACAAATCCGGACCTTACCGTCTGGAGAAAGAGGCATGCGACCAACTTGGCATCGAACTCGTCAATCACAATATGTCTTCGCGATCTCTGCCAAAAGTCGAGCAGGTACTGAAAGCCAAAGAACTGTTGGAAAACGCTGAATACCCAATTCTGATTCATTGCAAATCCGGTGCCGACCGCGCCGGCCTGATGAGTGTTTTCTACAAACTGTTCATCGCCAAGGAACCGATTGAAGAGGCCTTAAAGCAATTAAGCATGAAATACGGTCACTTCCGCTGGGCCGAAACCGGTAAGCTGGATTTCTTTTTCGATGAATACCTCCGTTTCGCCAAACTGCATCCGGAAACCGATTTTCTGGATTGGGTCCAGAATCACTATGACCGTGAAGAGCTGGATCGTCGCTTTAAGAGCGATGGTTGGGCAAACATTGTCGTCAACCGAATCCTGAGAAGAGAATAA